TTATCCTGCGGAGCGTCCGGTGGACCCAGGTGAGATCGTCGCGACGATCTACGAGAGCCTCGGCATTGACCTCCACACGGAACTCCCTGGCCCGCAAGGCAGGCCGTATCCCGTCGTGGACTTTGGCAAGCAGAGCATCAAGGAGCTGTTCGCCTAACCCAAGGAACGCCCTCATTCATTCCCGTCTCCGACTGTTCCGTTATGCTTTTGAAGCGTCTATTATTCTTGTCACTGATCGCCCCCGCCGGGCAGATGATCTGCCATGCCGAAGCGCCCAGCTTTCGCAATGAGGTGCAGCCCATTTTGACCCGTTTTGGCTGCAACATGGGGGCTTGTCACGGTGCAGCAGCAGGCCAGGGCGGCTTCCGGCTTTCCCTACGCGGCTTTGATGATGAAGGCGATTACCTGTCCGTCACTCGTTCAGCCATGGGCCGACGCATCAATGGCGATGATCCAGCGCGCAGCCTGCTGCTTTTGAAGGCGATCAAAACCGTGCCGCACAAGGGTGACAAACGCTTTGATATGGACTCCGAGGCCTACCAAACTTTGGTAAATTGGATTGCCCATGGGGCACCCGGTCCGAAGAAAGAAGATGCGCGTTTGGTCTCTCTTGAAGTTTCGCCCAAACAAGTTCTTAGCAAACCGGGCAGCCAACAGCAGCTCAAGGTGCTGGCCAAATTCAGCGATGGTCGCAGCGAAGACGTGACCCGCTGGGCCAAATTCAATGCGGTGAACGCCAGCGTGGCCACCGTGGATGATCAGGGGCTGGTGAAAGTCACGGGCTCCGGTGAAGGCACCGTCAGCGCGTGGTACCTCAGCCGGCTGGACATCGCCATCGTTAGCGTGCCGCAGGAAGGTGCAGCGGATGAGACGCTCTTCGCCCAGCTCAAGCCGCGGAATTTTGTGGATGAGTTGGTGTTGGAAAAACTACGCGCTCTAAACATCCCCCCGTCTCAGCGCTGCACGGATGGCGAATTCATCCGTCGCGCGCATCTTGACACCATTGGTGTGCTGCCCACCGCCGAAGAAACTCGCACTTTCTTGGCGGATACCCAGCCTAACAAAAGAGATCGCCTGATCGAATCCTTGCTCAAACGCCCAGAGTTCGTGGATTACTGGTCGCACCGCTGGAGTGATCTGCTGCTGGTGAACAGTGACAAACTCACTCCAGAAGGCATGTGGGCCTACTACCACTGGATTCGCAGCCGTGTGGCCGCGAATACCCCTTGGGATGTCATGGTCAAAAGCCTGCTCACCGCCACGGGCAGCACGCTGGAAAATGGCGCGGGCAATTTCTTCCTGCTGCATGACGAGCCGACGCGCCTTTCTGAAACCGTTTCCGTCGCCTTCCTCGGCACGGCCATGAACTGCGCCAAATGCCACAATCACCCATTGGAAAAATGGACCAATGATGAGTACTTCGCCTTTGCCAATCTCTTCTCACGGGTCCGCACCAAGAATGGGGCCACCGCCGATGAACGAGTCGTTTTCAGTGCCACAGAGGGCGATCTGGTACAGCCTCTCACAGGCAAACCTCAGCCGCCGCGAGCCCTTGAAGTCACGCAAGCAGTCTCCATGACCGCGCCTGAAGATCGCCGTGTGCCCATGGCGGCCTGGCTGACATCTCCCGACAACCGGCTCTTCAAGCGGACGATCACCAATCGCGTGTGGGCGAATTTCTTCGGCGTCGGCTTGGTCGAATCTGTGGACGACATCCGCATCACCAATCCTGCCAGCAATGAAAAGCTTCTCGATGCCGCATGTGATCACCTGGTTAACCACAAGTTTGATCTCAAGTCACTGATGCGTGTCATCCTGCAAAGCGAGACCTATCAGCGCAGCAGCGAGACGATTTATCAAAACGAGAAGGACACCCGCTATTACAGCCACTTCTACCCACGTCGTTTGAAAGCTGAAATCCTGTTGGATTCGGTGGCCCAGGTGACCGCTGTGCCCACAACCTTCAACATTGACCGTCGCAATGCCAACAAAGGCACCAAGGACACCTATCCCATGGGTTTCCGTGCCTTGCAGCTTCCCGATTCCAACATCGCCAGCTACTTCCTGAAAAGCTTTGGCCGCGCCGACCGCATCGCCACCTGCGAATGCGAACGCACCAATGAACCCAGCATGGCCCAGGCCTTGCACATCGCCAATGGCGACACCTTGAATGACAAACTTGCCGCTAAGGACAACCGTGTGGACCAACTGCTAAACTCCCAGCAGCCTAACGAGAAGCTGGTTCAAGACGCTTACCTCATTGCCCTGGCACGACAGCCGACCGACACCGAGAAAAACAAAGCCACTGAGCTCCTCGCTAGCGCGCCCCCCACCGACCGTCGCGCCACTCTCGAAGATCTCTTCTGGAGCCTCATGAGCTCGAAGGAGTTTTTGTTCAATCACTGAATCATGCCCCCTCGTCTGGAGTTCGCTCATCCAGTCGCTCTTTCAAATCCATTGGATTTCTCGCCGTATGCCAGACCAAAACCACGACCACCCATCCCTCATGAATGCGGAAGTAAACCGCATAAGGGAATGGCTTGATCAGGATACGTCTGAACTGACGATAGACGGGTCTGTGAATAGGAGCATCCCGCAAAATCTCGGGAAGATAACTGTAAAACGAGGCGAGGAAACGATCTCCAAGGGTTTTGCCCCCACAGTGATCATACCACTCGACCCCTTGTTCGATGTCCTCCAAGACCTCAGGAAGAATGCGCAAGTTCATCAGATGCGCTTCGCATTTATCCGAGCCTGGAATTCTTCCAATGTGAGCGCACGCAAAGGATCTTTTTCAAAACGTTCCCAGCGTGCATTCAGCTCTCGCTTCTCGGCATCCAAAACTTCCAGTTCTGATTCAACATCCATCATGGATTCCCAAATTTCATCCACGAGCAAAAGCTTTTCGCGCACTGGAAGTGCACGCACTTGTGAGAAGTCAGCCAGAGTCATGACTCAATATCTCCCTTTTCTCTTCCACTTTCAACTGCTGCTTTCAGGGCTGGTTTTGACCTTTTCCAGCACAGTTTTCGCCCAGGAACCCATCTCCTATGAAAAGCAAATCCTGCCGATCTGGGATGCTTACTGCATGGACTGCCATGGCGCGGATGATCCAGATGGAGGCTTTGCCTTGGACACCTTTGCGGCCCTGATGAAGGGCGGCGAGGAAGGAGTCTCCGTGGTGGCAGGCAAGGCGGATGAGAGCCTGCTGGTGAAGTTTCTGGAAGGTCGTTCGGGACGTGGTGGCAAGAATGAATTCATGCCTCCAGGCAAGCGCGACAAGCTGAAGGCAGAAGAAATCGCCCTCATCAAAGCTTGGATCAATGGAGGGGCCAAAGGACCGATCTTAGCGGATAAACCAGCAGCACCCCGTGAAGTCATCACGCCCAAAATTGCTCCTCAGGTGGCTCCGAAGCGATCCATCCAAGCGGTGGCCTTTTCGGATGCGGTAAAGCTCATCGCCGTTGGCCGATATGGCGAGGTGGAACTGGTGAATCCAGTCACGAGGGCAGTGATTCGGAAATTGGCAGGCTTCAAAGGTCGAGTTAATGCCCTCACCTTTTCAGCCGATGGGGCGACCCTTTATGCCGCCGGTGGTGAGGCAGGGATTGCAGGCGATGTGCGTGCGTGGAAAACAGTGGACGGCGCTGAATTAAAAACTTTTGTCGGCCACACAGATGCCTGCTATTCGCTCGCTTTATCTCCCGATGGCAAAGTCTTGGTGACAGGGGG
This is a stretch of genomic DNA from Prosthecobacter algae. It encodes these proteins:
- a CDS encoding type II toxin-antitoxin system RelE/ParE family toxin; this encodes MNLRILPEVLEDIEQGVEWYDHCGGKTLGDRFLASFYSYLPEILRDAPIHRPVYRQFRRILIKPFPYAVYFRIHEGWVVVVLVWHTARNPMDLKERLDERTPDEGA
- a CDS encoding addiction module protein, whose translation is MTLADFSQVRALPVREKLLLVDEIWESMMDVESELEVLDAEKRELNARWERFEKDPLRALTLEEFQARINAKRI
- a CDS encoding DUF1553 domain-containing protein, with translation MSLIAPAGQMICHAEAPSFRNEVQPILTRFGCNMGACHGAAAGQGGFRLSLRGFDDEGDYLSVTRSAMGRRINGDDPARSLLLLKAIKTVPHKGDKRFDMDSEAYQTLVNWIAHGAPGPKKEDARLVSLEVSPKQVLSKPGSQQQLKVLAKFSDGRSEDVTRWAKFNAVNASVATVDDQGLVKVTGSGEGTVSAWYLSRLDIAIVSVPQEGAADETLFAQLKPRNFVDELVLEKLRALNIPPSQRCTDGEFIRRAHLDTIGVLPTAEETRTFLADTQPNKRDRLIESLLKRPEFVDYWSHRWSDLLLVNSDKLTPEGMWAYYHWIRSRVAANTPWDVMVKSLLTATGSTLENGAGNFFLLHDEPTRLSETVSVAFLGTAMNCAKCHNHPLEKWTNDEYFAFANLFSRVRTKNGATADERVVFSATEGDLVQPLTGKPQPPRALEVTQAVSMTAPEDRRVPMAAWLTSPDNRLFKRTITNRVWANFFGVGLVESVDDIRITNPASNEKLLDAACDHLVNHKFDLKSLMRVILQSETYQRSSETIYQNEKDTRYYSHFYPRRLKAEILLDSVAQVTAVPTTFNIDRRNANKGTKDTYPMGFRALQLPDSNIASYFLKSFGRADRIATCECERTNEPSMAQALHIANGDTLNDKLAAKDNRVDQLLNSQQPNEKLVQDAYLIALARQPTDTEKNKATELLASAPPTDRRATLEDLFWSLMSSKEFLFNH